A section of the Thermoflexus hugenholtzii JAD2 genome encodes:
- a CDS encoding IS1 family transposase, which produces MQHPRLVSPGSFCWNQDCPDYGKVGHGNIIKFGRTQKGTQRYRCKTCSKTFVQTKGTVFYGRHHSQETILECLAWLAERSSLAAIHRVKGIKEETVLDWLKEAAKHVEEIEALLLANYHLTRAQLDALWTYVGHKGERGHLEEEERGTFWRGTIIDIDTRLRVGRAIGKEEGEVATALMAKLKARGHPDSPPAIASDGEGSYREAMVKTWGKAPKYAGRGRRPRRRQAQPDWHYLQVIKNRSGNRWKGITIKVVYGDPEEVLNLLGEHTAYVERTHLTSRQMNGRLVRKTLSFSKRREMLEASCAWEDWVYNLTRSVKTLRIEAGNGRGRWQPRSPAMAAGLTDHIWTVKELLMTVVAPDVTNTK; this is translated from the coding sequence ATGCAGCACCCACGATTGGTTTCGCCCGGTTCCTTCTGCTGGAACCAAGATTGTCCAGATTACGGCAAGGTTGGTCATGGCAATATCATCAAGTTCGGTCGGACCCAGAAGGGCACGCAACGCTACCGATGCAAGACTTGTAGCAAGACCTTTGTCCAAACTAAAGGGACCGTGTTCTACGGACGCCACCATTCCCAAGAGACCATCCTTGAGTGCCTGGCATGGTTAGCGGAACGAAGCAGTCTGGCAGCCATTCATAGGGTCAAAGGGATTAAGGAAGAGACGGTTTTAGACTGGCTGAAGGAGGCAGCCAAGCATGTCGAAGAGATCGAAGCGCTACTATTGGCCAATTATCATCTAACGCGCGCTCAACTGGATGCCCTTTGGACGTATGTCGGTCACAAGGGGGAAAGGGGGCATCTCGAAGAGGAAGAGCGAGGCACCTTCTGGCGGGGCACCATCATCGACATCGACACGCGGCTGCGGGTAGGAAGAGCCATTGGGAAGGAGGAGGGTGAAGTCGCCACAGCTTTGATGGCTAAGCTCAAGGCCCGTGGTCATCCGGATTCTCCACCTGCCATAGCCAGCGATGGGGAGGGAAGCTATAGGGAAGCGATGGTCAAGACTTGGGGAAAGGCACCTAAATATGCGGGGCGAGGTCGAAGGCCCAGGCGCAGGCAAGCCCAACCCGACTGGCACTACCTCCAGGTGATAAAGAATCGTTCCGGGAACCGCTGGAAGGGGATCACCATCAAAGTGGTCTACGGTGACCCGGAAGAGGTTCTTAATCTTCTTGGTGAGCATACCGCCTATGTCGAGCGCACGCATTTGACGTCCCGGCAGATGAACGGGAGGCTGGTGCGCAAGACCCTCTCCTTTTCCAAGAGACGGGAGATGCTCGAGGCCTCCTGTGCCTGGGAAGATTGGGTTTACAACCTGACCCGCTCTGTCAAAACGTTGCGCATCGAGGCGGGCAACGGACGAGGCCGGTGGCAGCCACGCTCACCCGCGATGGCGGCTGGCTTGACTGATCATATCTGGACTGTTAAAGAGCTGCTAATGACGGTTGTGGCCCCTGATGTCACCAACACGAAATAG
- a CDS encoding metal ABC transporter permease, with protein sequence MLAPQVEIMLVAALAGAACALPGAFLLLRRMVLIGDAISHSILLGIVAAFLIVRDLRSPLLLLGAAGAGVLTVGLVDALLRSGRLKEDAAIGLVFPAMFSLGVVLIARGAGSIHLDLDAVLLGELAFAPFDRLTWGGWDLGPRGAWVMGTLLSLQVVFVLAFYKELQLAAFDPDLAQVFGFRPAGLHYAWMALTSLTVVAAFDVAGVVLVVAMLVAPSATAYLLTDRLGRMLLGSIGLGVAMAMGGYGLAHAFDVSIAGAMATTGGLLFALAWIGGPRHGWIARRRLAAQRRWRLAQQLLAVHLLSHEGTPAEAEECALAHLPTHLRWKPGFTAAVIRRAEEAGWVIREGECLRLTEAGRQAAREALVEGEWVFLLR encoded by the coding sequence ATGCTCGCCCCGCAGGTTGAGATCATGCTGGTGGCTGCCCTGGCCGGGGCCGCCTGCGCCCTGCCGGGGGCCTTCCTACTGCTGCGCCGGATGGTCCTCATCGGCGACGCCATCAGCCATTCGATCCTCCTGGGGATCGTGGCGGCTTTCCTGATCGTCCGGGACCTCCGCTCCCCGCTGCTGCTCCTCGGGGCCGCCGGCGCCGGAGTGTTGACGGTGGGGCTGGTGGACGCCCTGTTGCGGAGCGGGCGGCTCAAGGAGGACGCAGCCATCGGCTTGGTGTTCCCGGCGATGTTCAGCCTGGGGGTGGTGCTGATCGCCCGCGGCGCGGGCTCCATCCACCTGGATCTCGATGCGGTCCTGCTGGGGGAGCTGGCCTTTGCGCCCTTCGATCGCCTGACGTGGGGCGGATGGGATCTGGGGCCTCGGGGCGCCTGGGTGATGGGGACCCTGCTTAGCCTGCAGGTCGTTTTCGTCTTGGCTTTCTACAAGGAGCTCCAGCTGGCCGCCTTCGATCCCGATCTCGCCCAGGTCTTCGGGTTCCGGCCGGCCGGGTTGCACTACGCGTGGATGGCCCTGACCTCCCTGACGGTGGTGGCGGCTTTCGACGTCGCCGGGGTGGTGCTGGTGGTGGCGATGCTGGTGGCGCCTTCGGCGACCGCTTATCTTCTGACCGATCGCCTGGGCCGTATGCTCCTCGGGTCCATCGGGCTGGGGGTGGCGATGGCGATGGGTGGATACGGCCTTGCCCATGCCTTCGATGTCTCCATCGCGGGGGCTATGGCGACGACGGGAGGCCTCCTGTTCGCCCTGGCTTGGATCGGGGGGCCGCGCCACGGGTGGATCGCCCGGCGCCGCCTGGCGGCGCAGCGGCGCTGGCGCCTGGCCCAGCAGCTGTTGGCGGTCCATCTGCTGAGCCACGAAGGCACCCCGGCGGAAGCGGAGGAGTGCGCCCTCGCCCATCTCCCGACGCATCTGCGCTGGAAGCCCGGCTTCACGGCTGCGGTGATCCGGCGGGCGGAGGAGGCGGGGTGGGTGATCCGGGAGGGGGAATGCCTCCGCCTGACAGAGGCGGGGCGTCAGGCGGCCCGGGAAGCCCTGGTGGAAGGAGAGTGGGTGTTCCTGTTGCGGTGA
- a CDS encoding metal ABC transporter permease, whose translation MVPELFRDPTFWTVALGSSLLGGVAGALGVFAVLRRESLIGDVMSHAALPGLVLAFLITGSRELPPLLLGAALSAGIGALLAVQIPRRSRIKPDAALGLVLSVFFGMGIVGLTVAQQRPTAAQAGLDRFLFGQAATMLRRDVAAIALVALLVLTLLILLWKEWKLLAFDPVFAKACGLPVGALELLLAALMVLTVAIGLPAVGVVLVSALLVAPAAAARQWTDRLERMVVLAGGFGALSGGLGTLMSAEIGRLPTGPLIVLWACGIALLSLLIAPRRGLLRRWYLHRRKSHARPAG comes from the coding sequence ATGGTTCCGGAACTGTTTCGGGATCCCACGTTCTGGACGGTTGCCCTGGGTTCCAGCCTGCTGGGCGGGGTGGCGGGGGCCCTGGGGGTCTTCGCTGTGCTCCGCCGGGAGAGCCTGATCGGGGATGTGATGAGCCACGCGGCCCTGCCCGGCCTCGTCCTCGCTTTCCTGATCACCGGCAGTCGGGAGCTTCCGCCCTTGCTCCTCGGGGCGGCCCTCTCCGCTGGGATCGGCGCCCTCCTCGCCGTGCAGATCCCCCGGCGCTCCCGCATCAAGCCGGACGCGGCCCTGGGCCTGGTCCTCTCCGTGTTCTTCGGGATGGGGATCGTGGGGCTCACGGTGGCCCAGCAGCGGCCGACGGCGGCCCAGGCCGGCCTGGATCGCTTCCTCTTCGGACAGGCCGCGACGATGCTCCGACGGGATGTGGCGGCCATCGCCCTGGTAGCCCTCCTCGTCCTCACCCTCCTGATCCTCCTGTGGAAGGAATGGAAACTCCTCGCCTTCGATCCGGTCTTCGCGAAAGCCTGCGGCCTGCCGGTAGGAGCCCTGGAGCTGCTCCTCGCCGCGCTCATGGTGCTGACCGTAGCGATCGGCCTGCCGGCGGTGGGGGTGGTGCTGGTGAGCGCGCTGCTGGTGGCCCCGGCGGCTGCCGCCCGCCAGTGGACGGATCGTCTGGAGCGGATGGTGGTCCTCGCCGGAGGGTTCGGCGCCCTCTCCGGCGGGCTGGGGACGCTGATGAGCGCGGAGATCGGCCGGCTGCCCACGGGACCCCTGATCGTTCTCTGGGCTTGTGGGATCGCCTTGCTTTCCCTCCTGATCGCGCCGCGCCGGGGGCTTCTGCGCCGTTGGTATCTGCACCGGAGGAAGTCCCATGCTCGCCCCGCAGGTTGA
- a CDS encoding metal ABC transporter ATP-binding protein has protein sequence MIGEEWAIEVEDLTVMYGDRPALWDVDWRVPRGVRMAVVGPNGAGKTTLLRALMGLVRPVSGSITLFGHPPAEVRRRVGYVPQRTAVDWDFPATVLDVVLMGRYAHLGWFRRPGPADRERALEALAQVGMDHLADRQIGELSVGQQQRVFVARALAQDADLYLMDEPFAGVDAVTEQALVAVLQRLQEAGRTVVVVHHDLQTVPAYFDWVTLLNVRCVAWGPVAQAFTVENLRRTYQGAVAGLPVALL, from the coding sequence ATGATCGGGGAGGAGTGGGCGATCGAGGTGGAGGATCTCACCGTGATGTATGGGGATCGCCCGGCCCTGTGGGATGTGGACTGGCGGGTTCCCCGAGGGGTGCGGATGGCGGTGGTCGGCCCCAACGGGGCCGGGAAGACCACGCTCCTGCGGGCCCTGATGGGCCTGGTCCGTCCGGTTTCCGGATCCATCACCCTGTTCGGGCACCCTCCCGCGGAGGTCCGCCGCCGGGTCGGCTACGTCCCCCAGCGCACCGCGGTGGACTGGGATTTCCCGGCCACGGTCCTGGATGTGGTGTTGATGGGCCGCTATGCCCACCTGGGCTGGTTCCGCCGGCCGGGCCCGGCGGATCGGGAGCGGGCGTTGGAGGCCTTGGCCCAGGTGGGAATGGACCACCTGGCCGACCGGCAGATCGGCGAGCTCTCCGTCGGACAGCAGCAGCGGGTGTTCGTGGCCCGGGCCCTGGCTCAGGATGCCGATCTCTACCTGATGGACGAGCCCTTCGCCGGCGTGGATGCGGTTACCGAACAGGCCCTGGTGGCGGTTCTGCAGCGCCTCCAGGAGGCCGGCCGGACCGTCGTGGTGGTGCACCACGATCTCCAGACCGTGCCGGCCTATTTCGATTGGGTGACCCTCCTCAACGTCCGTTGTGTCGCCTGGGGGCCGGTGGCCCAGGCCTTCACCGTGGAGAACCTGCGCCGGACCTATCAGGGAGCGGTCGCCGGTCTTCCGGTCGCTCTCCTATAA
- a CDS encoding metal ABC transporter solute-binding protein, Zn/Mn family: protein MGGELKGMRWGGWALWLVLAVSGIVACAPAERRARAAELAQRPIRVVATTTLVADLVRRIGGDRVEVAALMGPGVDPHLYKARESDVWKLMRADLIVYHGLHLEARMADVLAGMSRWAPVVAVGEAIPPEDLRYPPGFEGTPDPHIWFDVRLWMRAAEAVAQALRDLDPAHADLYATRLQAYQRELEDLDAWIRSEVARIPPEQRVLITSHDAFGYFGRAYGFEVRGLQGISTAAEAGLADVQDLADFIARRRIRAIFVETSVPFRYLEAVQEAVRARGWAVRVLGPLYSDALGDPNSPQGTYAGMMRYNLETIIRGLLEPLPSEERR from the coding sequence GTGGGTGGGGAGTTGAAGGGAATGCGGTGGGGCGGGTGGGCGCTCTGGCTCGTGCTGGCGGTGAGCGGGATCGTCGCCTGCGCTCCGGCGGAGCGGCGGGCCCGCGCGGCGGAGCTGGCGCAGCGTCCCATCCGCGTGGTGGCCACCACCACCCTGGTCGCGGACCTGGTTCGGCGGATCGGGGGCGATCGGGTGGAGGTGGCCGCGCTGATGGGGCCGGGGGTGGATCCCCATCTCTACAAGGCGCGGGAGAGCGACGTGTGGAAGCTGATGCGGGCGGATCTGATCGTTTACCACGGCCTGCATCTGGAGGCTCGCATGGCCGACGTCCTGGCCGGGATGTCCCGCTGGGCCCCGGTGGTCGCCGTTGGGGAGGCCATCCCCCCGGAGGATCTCCGCTATCCTCCAGGGTTCGAGGGCACCCCCGATCCCCACATCTGGTTCGACGTCCGCCTCTGGATGCGGGCGGCGGAGGCGGTGGCGCAGGCGTTGAGGGATCTCGATCCCGCCCACGCCGATCTCTACGCGACCCGGCTGCAGGCCTACCAGCGCGAGCTGGAGGATCTGGACGCCTGGATCCGCTCGGAGGTGGCGCGGATCCCTCCCGAGCAGCGGGTGCTGATCACCTCCCACGATGCCTTCGGTTACTTCGGTCGGGCTTACGGTTTCGAGGTCCGCGGCCTTCAGGGGATCAGCACCGCTGCGGAGGCGGGCCTGGCGGACGTCCAGGATCTTGCCGATTTCATCGCCCGCCGGCGGATCCGGGCGATCTTTGTGGAGACCAGCGTGCCCTTCCGCTATTTGGAGGCCGTTCAGGAGGCGGTGCGGGCGCGCGGATGGGCGGTGCGGGTCCTCGGGCCGCTGTATTCCGATGCCCTGGGAGACCCCAACTCCCCGCAGGGCACGTATGCGGGGATGATGCGCTACAACCTGGAGACCATCATCCGTGGGCTGCTGGAGCCTTTGCCTTCGGAGGAACGGCGATGA
- a CDS encoding thiamine pyrophosphate-binding protein, whose amino-acid sequence MSSVHGGRLAAKALKAAGVEVIFTLCGGHILPIYDGCLDEGIRIIDMRHEQAAVHAADAWARLTGRPGVAVVTAGPGVTDSVTGVANAFRANSPVLVIGGQGPFAQLGRGSLQEMDHVAVMRPITKWAGAVYETERIPEFIEVALRHAWSGRPGPVFLEIPLDVLFRFVDERHVNFPRFDRPVPRPGPAKAALEQAVGMLGEAERPVVMAGSAVRWCNAYSALARFVADLDLPLFTNGMARGTLPPDSPQFFQHARRKAFAQTDLLILVGGEFDFRLRFGQEIAATARVIHVDLEPTVIGHNRPVDLGLVGDIGEILEAWRQGMQARFPGRRFTAWREALRAVEAEQAAFWEQGKDATDVPIHPLRLCHELARFIDERTIVIGDGGDIVAAASRVLPVYRPENWMDPGPFGCLGIGAPFAIAAQLAYPDRRVLVLFGDGAFGFNGFEFDTAVRFGLPIMSVVANDAAWSQIRRPQIEMLGEARAVATALAPTRYDRVVEALGGYGELVERPEEIRPALERMAAARRPACLNVRTQPLPPGVLSARYF is encoded by the coding sequence ATGTCCAGCGTGCATGGGGGACGGCTGGCGGCGAAGGCCTTGAAGGCGGCCGGTGTGGAGGTGATCTTCACCCTGTGCGGCGGCCACATCCTGCCCATCTACGACGGCTGCCTGGACGAAGGGATCCGGATCATCGATATGCGCCACGAGCAGGCGGCGGTCCACGCTGCCGATGCCTGGGCCCGCCTGACCGGACGGCCGGGCGTGGCGGTGGTCACCGCGGGGCCGGGGGTGACCGACAGCGTCACCGGGGTGGCCAACGCCTTCCGGGCCAACAGCCCGGTGCTGGTCATCGGCGGGCAGGGGCCCTTCGCCCAGCTGGGCCGTGGGTCGCTGCAGGAGATGGACCACGTGGCGGTGATGCGGCCGATCACCAAATGGGCCGGCGCAGTCTACGAAACCGAGCGGATCCCGGAGTTCATCGAGGTGGCCCTGCGCCACGCCTGGAGCGGGCGCCCCGGCCCCGTCTTCCTGGAGATCCCCTTGGACGTGTTGTTCCGCTTCGTGGACGAGCGGCACGTGAACTTCCCCCGTTTCGACCGCCCTGTGCCGCGGCCCGGGCCGGCGAAGGCAGCCCTGGAGCAGGCGGTGGGGATGCTGGGCGAGGCCGAGCGCCCGGTGGTGATGGCCGGGAGCGCGGTCCGCTGGTGCAACGCCTACAGCGCCCTGGCCCGCTTCGTGGCCGACCTCGACCTCCCGCTGTTCACCAACGGCATGGCTCGCGGGACGCTGCCGCCGGACTCCCCCCAGTTTTTCCAGCACGCCCGCCGGAAGGCCTTCGCGCAGACGGATCTGCTCATCCTGGTTGGCGGGGAATTCGACTTCCGGCTGCGGTTCGGGCAGGAGATCGCCGCCACCGCCCGGGTCATCCACGTGGACCTGGAGCCCACGGTGATCGGCCATAACCGCCCGGTGGACTTGGGGCTGGTGGGGGACATCGGGGAGATCCTAGAGGCGTGGCGCCAGGGCATGCAGGCGCGCTTCCCCGGCCGGCGCTTCACGGCGTGGCGCGAGGCGCTGCGGGCCGTCGAAGCGGAGCAGGCCGCCTTCTGGGAGCAAGGGAAGGACGCGACGGACGTCCCCATCCACCCGCTGCGGTTGTGCCACGAGCTGGCCCGCTTCATCGACGAGCGGACCATCGTCATCGGGGACGGAGGGGATATCGTGGCGGCAGCCTCCCGGGTCCTCCCGGTCTACCGCCCGGAGAACTGGATGGATCCGGGGCCCTTCGGCTGTCTGGGGATCGGGGCGCCCTTCGCCATCGCCGCCCAGCTGGCTTATCCGGACCGCCGGGTGCTGGTGCTGTTCGGGGACGGGGCCTTCGGCTTCAACGGGTTCGAGTTCGACACCGCGGTCCGCTTCGGGTTGCCGATCATGAGCGTGGTGGCCAACGACGCGGCCTGGAGCCAAATCCGGCGGCCCCAGATCGAGATGCTGGGGGAAGCCCGGGCGGTGGCCACCGCGCTCGCGCCCACCCGCTATGACCGGGTGGTGGAAGCCCTCGGGGGATACGGGGAGCTGGTGGAGCGGCCGGAGGAGATCCGGCCCGCCCTGGAGCGGATGGCCGCGGCCCGCCGCCCGGCCTGTCTGAACGTCCGCACCCAGCCTCTGCCGCCGGGCGTGCTCTCCGCTCGGTATTTCTAA
- the rfbD gene encoding dTDP-4-dehydrorhamnose reductase has protein sequence MRVLLTGGTGMLGRAIREVWGSQPGVELLAPPRAELDLAHPPQIFDAVSRIRPEVILHAAAIADVDRCEANPDLAFRVNTVGTACLAAAAQRIGATLIFISTDYVFDGTKGTPYTEFDRPNPVNVYGWSKLQAEEYVRTLCPRHFVVRTAWLFAPWGQHFVTHTVERIRKGEPVGGIAQTSSPTFVLDLAQALLRLLEYPAYGLYHIANHGAVSRYEMARTILAMLGRDPEEAVRLSGISGRRAPRPDRSPLRNYVLELQGRDPMRPWTEALAECLERMGLRVRHLSS, from the coding sequence ATGCGGGTGCTTCTCACCGGCGGCACGGGCATGCTGGGACGCGCGATCCGGGAGGTCTGGGGGTCGCAGCCAGGGGTCGAGCTCCTCGCCCCGCCCCGCGCGGAGCTCGACCTCGCCCATCCACCCCAGATCTTCGATGCCGTTTCGCGCATCCGCCCCGAGGTGATCCTTCACGCCGCCGCCATCGCCGACGTCGACCGTTGCGAGGCCAACCCCGACCTGGCGTTCCGGGTGAACACGGTGGGGACCGCCTGTTTGGCGGCGGCCGCCCAGAGGATCGGCGCTACCCTGATCTTCATCAGCACCGACTATGTGTTCGACGGCACCAAGGGAACCCCCTACACGGAGTTCGACCGGCCCAACCCGGTCAACGTCTACGGATGGAGCAAACTGCAGGCGGAGGAGTATGTGCGGACGCTGTGTCCCCGCCACTTCGTGGTGCGCACAGCGTGGCTCTTCGCCCCCTGGGGACAACACTTCGTCACCCACACGGTGGAACGGATCCGGAAGGGGGAGCCTGTGGGGGGGATCGCCCAGACCAGCTCCCCCACCTTCGTCCTGGACCTCGCCCAGGCCCTGCTCCGCCTGCTGGAGTATCCGGCCTACGGGCTGTATCACATCGCCAATCACGGGGCGGTCTCCCGCTATGAGATGGCTCGGACCATCCTGGCGATGTTGGGGCGGGATCCGGAGGAGGCCGTGCGGCTCTCGGGGATCTCCGGCCGGCGGGCTCCCCGCCCCGATCGCAGCCCCCTGCGCAATTACGTGCTGGAGCTGCAGGGCCGGGACCCCATGCGGCCGTGGACGGAGGCCCTGGCGGAGTGCCTGGAGCGGATGGGGCTCCGGGTGCGCCATCTCTCGTCCTGA
- a CDS encoding GatB/YqeY domain-containing protein — MGLKERLQEDLKAAMRAGDEPRKTAIRMALLAIRMAEVEAARPLSEDEILRVLQNEVKRRREALAELEKANRPDRLAAEQAELEVLLSYLPQPLTREEIEAMAREVIAEVGAATPAQLGEVMKRLMPRVRGRADGREVQEIVRRLLSGPSAGS, encoded by the coding sequence ATGGGCTTGAAAGAACGGTTGCAAGAAGACCTGAAAGCAGCGATGCGGGCGGGGGACGAGCCGCGCAAGACCGCCATTCGCATGGCGCTGCTGGCCATCCGGATGGCGGAGGTGGAGGCCGCTCGCCCCTTAAGCGAGGACGAGATCCTGAGGGTGCTCCAGAACGAGGTGAAGCGGCGCCGCGAGGCCCTGGCGGAGCTGGAGAAGGCGAACCGGCCGGACCGGCTGGCGGCGGAGCAGGCGGAGCTGGAGGTCCTGCTCTCCTACCTCCCGCAGCCTCTCACCCGGGAGGAGATCGAAGCCATGGCCCGGGAGGTGATTGCGGAGGTCGGCGCCGCCACGCCCGCCCAGCTGGGAGAAGTGATGAAGCGGCTGATGCCCCGGGTCCGCGGCCGAGCGGATGGCCGGGAGGTGCAGGAGATCGTGCGCCGTCTGCTCTCCGGGCCGTCCGCCGGCTCGTGA
- a CDS encoding SIMPL domain-containing protein: protein MNRWRWLGVVGGILLAACRTNPSAPGAGVPVGPSAQAVRSQGTEASPRTLTVNGVGTVRARPDQAVVTLGVETSGETLASALAENNQRAAAVLDALKAHGVAENDIQTASFQIQFEEPRDPQTGRPIGPRVYRVVHVYTAIFRDLEAVGAGVDAAVAAGANRVEGIAFRIGSPDRLAMEARRLAAEDAKARAQTLAAALGAQLGPVRMVREVSFARPIPVPMARMAAEAAAVPVAAGELEIAVEIEVTWELR, encoded by the coding sequence ATGAACCGCTGGCGATGGCTGGGGGTCGTGGGGGGGATCCTGCTGGCCGCGTGCCGGACGAATCCCTCCGCGCCCGGAGCAGGGGTGCCGGTGGGGCCATCGGCCCAGGCCGTGCGTTCTCAGGGAACAGAGGCGAGCCCGCGCACGCTGACGGTGAACGGGGTGGGGACCGTGCGGGCGCGACCGGATCAGGCGGTCGTCACCCTGGGGGTGGAGACGTCCGGGGAAACCCTGGCCTCCGCCCTGGCCGAGAACAACCAGCGGGCCGCCGCGGTGCTGGACGCCTTGAAGGCCCATGGGGTGGCGGAGAACGACATCCAGACCGCCTCCTTCCAGATCCAGTTCGAGGAGCCCCGGGATCCGCAAACCGGCCGGCCCATCGGCCCTCGGGTGTATCGGGTCGTCCACGTTTACACCGCGATCTTCCGGGATCTGGAGGCGGTAGGCGCCGGGGTGGATGCCGCCGTGGCGGCCGGGGCGAACCGAGTGGAGGGGATCGCCTTCCGGATCGGGAGCCCGGACCGCCTGGCGATGGAGGCGCGGCGGCTGGCCGCCGAAGACGCGAAGGCCCGGGCCCAGACCCTGGCGGCCGCCCTGGGGGCCCAGCTGGGGCCCGTGCGGATGGTCCGGGAGGTTTCCTTCGCACGCCCCATCCCGGTCCCCATGGCCCGGATGGCCGCCGAGGCAGCCGCTGTCCCCGTCGCGGCCGGGGAGCTGGAGATCGCGGTGGAGATTGAGGTGACCTGGGAGCTGCGATAA
- the murJ gene encoding murein biosynthesis integral membrane protein MurJ, producing the protein MDRWERFRRRIRQMAGREAETVLLARDALIIAAGNVASRLIGLLRETVKSGLFGSSGPLSAFEAAAVVPVQLYDLLVGGMVSSALIPVFREYADQPQELRRLAGAVLVWAGWIIGAVVLLVEIGAKPVAWLLAGGLDPDLLDLTADLLRLTVLAVWFLAAAGVIGGLLQAFQRFTLPAFTAAAFNAAIVMAALLLGPRIGVFALALGMVLGAIAQVLLQLPGLHGLWPRPSVYHPALRRILRLYLPVVFGLAVNQVAILLSYHLASRTGPNSIAWMRYATTLIQFPLGLVVTAISVAILPRLSRLSVEARQGRGDLEPFRSTLAAGLRMVLILIIPAAFGLYVLAEPVIALLFEHGRFTATDTAVVAGVLRGYLPGLIFAAVDQPLVFAFYARQDTFTPALVGLICNVGIYLAAAMAPTLFRPLQVTDLAVANSVQWAAHAAIMGVLLLRQVGSMRPYGLSRLALRVLVASLMMALGISMAWARLPLPHSTTGEALHLLAVGGLGTLIYLLTLGALTRLVARPSGFAR; encoded by the coding sequence ATGGACCGGTGGGAACGGTTCCGCAGGCGGATCCGACAGATGGCCGGGCGGGAGGCGGAGACGGTCCTTCTGGCCCGGGATGCGCTGATCATCGCCGCGGGCAACGTCGCCAGCCGCCTGATCGGCCTGCTGCGCGAGACGGTCAAGAGCGGGCTGTTCGGGTCCAGCGGGCCGCTGAGCGCCTTCGAGGCCGCAGCGGTGGTTCCCGTCCAGCTGTATGACCTTCTGGTCGGGGGCATGGTCAGCTCCGCCCTGATCCCGGTGTTCCGGGAATATGCGGATCAGCCTCAGGAGCTCCGGCGTCTGGCCGGCGCGGTCCTGGTCTGGGCCGGGTGGATCATCGGGGCGGTGGTGCTTCTGGTGGAGATCGGGGCCAAGCCGGTCGCGTGGCTGTTAGCCGGGGGCCTGGATCCCGATCTGCTGGATCTGACAGCGGACCTCCTGCGCCTGACGGTTCTGGCGGTGTGGTTCCTCGCCGCCGCCGGGGTCATCGGCGGGCTCTTGCAGGCGTTCCAGCGGTTCACCCTGCCGGCCTTCACCGCGGCCGCCTTCAACGCCGCCATCGTCATGGCCGCCCTCCTGCTGGGGCCGCGCATCGGGGTGTTTGCCCTGGCCCTGGGGATGGTCCTGGGCGCCATCGCCCAGGTGCTATTGCAGCTGCCTGGCCTGCATGGCCTGTGGCCCCGCCCCTCCGTGTATCATCCCGCCTTGCGGCGGATCCTGCGCCTTTACCTTCCCGTCGTGTTCGGGTTGGCGGTCAATCAGGTCGCCATCCTGCTGAGCTACCATCTGGCCTCCCGCACCGGCCCCAACAGCATCGCTTGGATGCGCTACGCTACCACGTTGATCCAGTTCCCCCTGGGGCTGGTGGTGACCGCTATCTCCGTGGCTATCCTCCCCCGCCTCTCCCGCCTCAGCGTGGAGGCCCGCCAGGGGAGGGGGGATCTGGAGCCTTTCCGGAGCACCCTGGCCGCCGGGTTGCGGATGGTGCTGATCCTGATCATCCCCGCCGCCTTCGGCCTGTATGTGCTGGCCGAGCCCGTGATCGCCCTCCTCTTCGAGCACGGCCGCTTCACCGCTACAGACACGGCGGTGGTGGCCGGGGTGCTGCGGGGCTACCTGCCCGGCCTGATCTTCGCCGCCGTCGATCAGCCGTTGGTGTTCGCCTTCTACGCCCGGCAGGACACCTTCACCCCCGCCCTGGTGGGGCTGATCTGCAACGTGGGGATCTACCTCGCGGCCGCCATGGCCCCCACGCTGTTCCGGCCTCTGCAGGTGACCGACCTGGCGGTGGCCAATTCGGTGCAGTGGGCCGCCCATGCGGCGATCATGGGGGTCCTGCTGCTCCGCCAGGTGGGTTCGATGCGCCCCTACGGCCTGTCCCGGCTGGCCCTCCGCGTCCTCGTCGCCTCCCTGATGATGGCGCTGGGCATCTCCATGGCATGGGCCCGGCTTCCTCTCCCCCATTCCACCACCGGCGAAGCCCTTCACCTCCTCGCCGTCGGAGGCCTTGGGACGTTGATCTATCTCCTGACCCTTGGGGCGCTGACCCGCCTCGTCGCCCGCCCCTCGGGGTTCGCTCGCTGA